The following is a genomic window from Paenibacillus sp. FSL R5-0766.
AGAGTTGCTACGTAATGACTTACAGCAGGCTGAAGCTCGGGGTGTGCGGCTGTTATGGTCGTGTGATGGTGGCGAAGGCATGCTCGATCAGCCTGTCCCTTTACCGGGATTACCTTTGTACGGCACAGGTAATGGTCGGAAATTCTCTCTGGTGGTGGACCGCCGCTGGTGCATGCTGGGCATGCGCGGGGAATCATGTGCCACACAGGCAGTAGTGACGGAGCATCCGGTAATGACCGGACTGCTGCTGAATCATTTTGCTCAAGAGCTGGTGTTGTACGAACTGGAACAGGATATGGGGGAGGAACTGGAGTCCCGCTATGGGCACCGGTACGAAGAACTCTCTGCGCGTTATTGGTCTTCTCCTTCAGGAGAAGGTGACCAGAGCTAGACAGATCGGCGACTAATTCACCTCTGATGGAGAGAACATGCCAGCACAAAGGTATCTATCTTGATGAAACGAATACGTGTGTACATAAAGCAGGCGCTGCCGGAAGGCAGACGCCTGTTTGTGCTGGTTTGAGAGATGACAGTGATGTTCGTCACAGCATCTGTTTCCAGTCAAGTCGATAGTAAAGGTATGAAGTTATGCTATTTTTGAGAAAATGAAGCTATGAACATTCGATTGAACTGGATCGTACATGATCACTCTTTGGGCACGTGATACAGAGCTTCCAGCACATCCGTATAATAAGCTGTACCGTGAGGTACAAATTCCGTTGCCCAAATCTCGCGAACGATACGTGCCGGTGCATCAGCTGCATGATCACTTAATGGGTCCTTATGACCGATGGAATGTGGTGGTGATGTCAATGGCTGGGTCTGAACTCCGGTAGCTTGAATGACGTCGATCTCATTACGAAACAAAGCGAGTAGATCATCCAGCGGCACTTCATACAGGCTATCCACCTCGCTGGGCTGCAGAACGTAGGCTTCAAGCGGCTGGTTCAGACATAATCCATAGACGGCGCTGAATTCCCGATCTATGAATGGGACACCACGCACTTCTCCTTGGAGCTGCTGTGTAGCCGTGAGTAGATAGGTTAGTGCCTCGAATGGAGTATAAACACCCAGTTCTTCCTCCAGCTCACGACTGGCGTCTTGCAGTTGTTCACCTGCGGTAAGATGACCTGCTGCTGTAATGTCGTAACATCCGGGGAAGGTATCCTTAATATCACGTCGCCGCTGAAAAAGAACCCGTCGTTGCTCGCCTTCGTCACGCACGATCCAGCAGTGGAATGAACGGTGCCAATATCCTTTGGCATGGACCTCACTGCGCAGTGCTGTACCGATCCAATGTTGCTGATCGTCATAAATGTCGAAACGTTCTGGGGTCATGAAACGTATCTCCTTATATAGCAGATTTTAAAGTTCAAAATTTCACAAAGTATGTTTTAAACGAAAGGGGAACCATCGTATGGAATGCATTGTACACTTTCAGGTGATTTATCCGCAACCTCAGGAACGTAAAAGTCTTAGAGGACTTATATTTGTAGGGCAAGGTCAGGAACCGGCTAACAGTCAGTTAAGCAGCATGTTTAAGGATATGGGATTTAATGTGCGTTTGGAAGATGAGGCCCAATTGTTGTTCAAGCCAGTGAATGCTTCGGCAAACTTTGAATATATTCGTGTGACAGAGCTTGATACTGGGGAAGAAGTTTACAAAGAAGATAAAGATCTGAAGTCGATCCTGGAGCATTTGCTGCCACGCCGTTTCTAATTCATGAGCATGGCCGCGAATGAAATTCATGGGGGAGCATATGTAATACATGTATGATAGGCACAAAAAAGGCCCCACCTTTACGGTGGAACCTTCAAATCTTTAACCTACGCAACCATTGTTAATGAAGCCCATATGGCTAGCTTTTCATACATAAACCCTAGCAAGTAAGAGGTTGTCCCTTGCATCAGGATTTATATCCGTAATTCAACTCGGCGCGTCTTTAAAACGTTTATCGTGATTATGCCGGAGCGCCGGTGCCTTCAGCTTCAAGCTCTGAAGTACAGTGCGAGCAGCGGGTAGCTGCGGCTGGAATTTCCGATAGGCAATACTTGCAAGCCTTGGTCGTTTTTTGCGGCTCGGGCTTTTTGTGTTCTTTGCTTTTCAGATAGTTGATGCCCTTCACAAGCATGAAGATACAGAAGGCAACGATAAGAAAATCAATCATAACGTTGATGAACTGACCATAAGCAATCACGGTAGCCCCAGCTTCGTTGGCTTGAGCGAGGGTGGTGATGTCCTGTCCGTTTGCTGTTTTGATATCCCGGTCCAGGTTGATGATTTTTTGACTGAAGTCGATTCCACCCATCAGTTTACCCACCGGTGGCATGATGATATCATTCACGAGGGACGTGACGATTTTACCAAAAGCAGCCCCGATAATGACACCGACCGCCAGATCGATGACGTTGCCGCGGACGGCAAATTCCTTGAATTCGTTAAGTACGCCTTTCATGTTTGCATATCTCCTTTGATCATTCGATTCAAAATATAGGTCGCGTTTCCATCCATTCTCCGTTCAGATCCGCGCTTCCGTTCTCATATTGTACATAAAAAACACGCTGCAATCACCCCCTGTTTGCAAATTAAGACAAGTTTCCGCAACTTCCATGAAAATACTTCTTTATTTCACGCCGCCGATTCGGTATACTTCTAACATTGTCAGTTATGTTTAACCATTTATATTCAGGTTCGCGATCATACATTGTAACGAATCATGGAGCCAAAAATTAAATATGCCGTTACTCGTATATGTGCAGGAATAGGCCTGCATGTCTCTACCCGATCACCGGAATGATCGGACTACGGGAAAGATATTGCAATGTTTGTATGGTTGGCATGAGATTATTCTCAGGCAGTTTGACTGAAGAGCAGGTTCAAGTGGCTTTAATCTGTTTCTGATTACACTGTTTGAGGTTTCTCACAACAGGAATGAACTCCTGTCATTCTGTCCATCCAGCACACTTTGCAGCATCCATACGGCTTGTCCATATACGTACAAGTCCGTCTTTCCCGTCTCCGGTTATTCCGCAGCGTGTGAAAAGGCGGGCTTTTTGCTTTTTTACCATGCGATTGGAAGAGCATGTGAGCTTCTGTGCGGAGGGCATTCAGGGGGAAGAATTACAATGCAATTGTTAAAAGACAAGGTAAGACAGGAAGGTATCGTCCTGTCCGAGCAAGTACTCAAAGTGGATTCATTCCTGAACCACCAGATGGACCCGGTTTTGATGAAGGAAGTGGGCAAGGAATTCATTCGGCGCTTTGAAGGTGAGAATATCACACGTGTGCTGACTATTGAGTCGTCAGGGATTGCACCAGGCATCATGACTGCGTTGGAGCTGAACGTGCCGTTGATCTTTGCACGGAAGCAGAAGTCGCTCACACTGACAGAAGATATTCTGGTAGAGAAGGTCTACTCCTTCACGAAGCAGGAGACGAATGAAATTACCGTTGCCAAGAAGTTCATGAAGCCTGGTGATCGCGTGCTGATCATTGATGATTTTCTGGCGAATGGTGAAGCAGCATTTGGTCTGGCTCGCATTGTGGAGCAGGTTGGAGCCGAAGTGGTGGGTATCGGTATTGTGATTGAAAAAGCATTCCAGCCGGGAGGTCGCTTGCTGAAAGAAGCAGGATACCGTGTGGAATCATTGGTTCGCATCGGGGCACTGTCGGATGGACAGGTTACATTTGCGGACGAGGAGGGCACGAACTAATATGGCACGCGAACGTATTTTTCAGCGTCATCGGCATCCAATCAAAACGTTCTCCCTCGGACTACAGCACGTGCTTGCGATGTATGCAGGAGCTGTTGTTGTCCCATTGATCGTTAGTAATGCATTGGGTTTTACACAGGAACAACTAACCTATCTCATTGCCATTGACCTACTCGCATGTGGTGTGGCTACACTGCTTCAGGTATGGGGAAATAAATATTTCGGCGTAGGGCTGCCTGTCATGCTCGGTTGTGCATTTCAGGCCGTGTCTCCGATGATCCTAATCGGGATGAATAGTGGGGTATCTGCCATTTACGGAGCGATTATTGCCTCAGGGCTGTTCGTATTGATCTTCTCCGGAATCTTTGGGAAGCTTATTCGGCTCTTTCCACCCGTGGTTACGGGGTCGGTGGTTACGATCATCGGTTTAACCTTGATTCCCGTTGCTTTCCACGATCTGGGCGGCGGTCAGGGATCAGAAGATTTTGGCAGCGGAGTTAATCTCATGCTCGGTTTCGGCGTGCTGCTCTTTATCATTCTAATGACTCGATTCACTACAGGTTTTATTCGTTCCATCTCGGTACTGATTGGTCTGCTGGCAGGTACGGTGGCAGCAGGGTTCATGGGTGAGGTTAATTTTGCACCTATTCGCGATGCAAGTTGGTTCCATGTTGTTCAGCCGTTTTACTTCGGCAGACCGACGTTTGAGATTGTACCGATTCTGACGATGATCCTGGTGGCGATTGTCAGCGTGGCGGAGTCCACAGGT
Proteins encoded in this region:
- a CDS encoding NUDIX domain-containing protein, which produces MTPERFDIYDDQQHWIGTALRSEVHAKGYWHRSFHCWIVRDEGEQRRVLFQRRRDIKDTFPGCYDITAAGHLTAGEQLQDASRELEEELGVYTPFEALTYLLTATQQLQGEVRGVPFIDREFSAVYGLCLNQPLEAYVLQPSEVDSLYEVPLDDLLALFRNEIDVIQATGVQTQPLTSPPHSIGHKDPLSDHAADAPARIVREIWATEFVPHGTAYYTDVLEALYHVPKE
- the mscL gene encoding large conductance mechanosensitive channel protein MscL; the protein is MKGVLNEFKEFAVRGNVIDLAVGVIIGAAFGKIVTSLVNDIIMPPVGKLMGGIDFSQKIINLDRDIKTANGQDITTLAQANEAGATVIAYGQFINVMIDFLIVAFCIFMLVKGINYLKSKEHKKPEPQKTTKACKYCLSEIPAAATRCSHCTSELEAEGTGAPA
- a CDS encoding xanthine phosphoribosyltransferase, yielding MQLLKDKVRQEGIVLSEQVLKVDSFLNHQMDPVLMKEVGKEFIRRFEGENITRVLTIESSGIAPGIMTALELNVPLIFARKQKSLTLTEDILVEKVYSFTKQETNEITVAKKFMKPGDRVLIIDDFLANGEAAFGLARIVEQVGAEVVGIGIVIEKAFQPGGRLLKEAGYRVESLVRIGALSDGQVTFADEEGTN
- a CDS encoding nucleobase:cation symporter-2 family protein encodes the protein MARERIFQRHRHPIKTFSLGLQHVLAMYAGAVVVPLIVSNALGFTQEQLTYLIAIDLLACGVATLLQVWGNKYFGVGLPVMLGCAFQAVSPMILIGMNSGVSAIYGAIIASGLFVLIFSGIFGKLIRLFPPVVTGSVVTIIGLTLIPVAFHDLGGGQGSEDFGSGVNLMLGFGVLLFIILMTRFTTGFIRSISVLIGLLAGTVAAGFMGEVNFAPIRDASWFHVVQPFYFGRPTFEIVPILTMILVAIVSVAESTGVFMALGKILDKDLSSKDLARGYRAEGLAIVLGGIFNSFPYTTYSQNVGLVQMTRVKTRDVIVVAGGILVVIGFVPKIAALAQLVPGAVLGGAMVALFGMVVSSGIRIIGSQVDLNRHENLFVIACSVGMGLGVTVVPELFAGAPAWAQIMLGNGIIAGSFTAIFMNLLFNGLGTKETAAQMAEQQADAILGETGKSA